One window from the genome of Musa acuminata AAA Group cultivar baxijiao chromosome BXJ1-4, Cavendish_Baxijiao_AAA, whole genome shotgun sequence encodes:
- the LOC135672489 gene encoding protein CHUP1, chloroplastic-like, translating into MERGQNRREGIKPLVLKLAIPLALPLAGFIFSTITRKCRTRNRAPSSASSREGSLTMDSSESVSLYESEDEESSRGQEEAQRELVEHCDPSEVVRVQCPENLEGEIESLKCLVSAMDDRASEAESQFLDYRDAKEKESLFQKLQIMCLGFQLECLETRNQRLEATIADQQTALEKLEEMRAEHKWLRREGKKLAKADGLHLHEARRQARILGAREAELSQIKEELRYVKDLADHLQEEKKALDQKMDSLAAKYQSASEIEEDGNMRMASNKEFLDQLEQFRHQWYLEMEELIYIGWVGACLRHEPLMDQEEQLQEIMELPADDEAEARKVELHDSSAIAETGHGACLDAAARKNQSGSKKPRLLHKLKGWAKGGKGVSKQLRDS; encoded by the exons ATGGAGAGGGGACAGAACAGGAGAGAGGGAATCAAGCCTCTTGTCCTCAAGCTTGCCATTCCCCTGGCCCTTCCCTTGGCTGGTTTCATCTTCTCTACCATCACTAGAAAGTGTAGAACACGAAACAGAGCCCCCTCCAGTGCTTCAAGCCGAGAGGGGAGCTTAACGATGGATTCCTCTGAATCCGTTTCCCTGTACGAGTCCGAGGATGAGGAGAGCTCACGAGGCCAGGAAGAAGCACAAAGAGAACTCGTGGAACACTGCGATCCCTCGGAAGTCGTGAGGGTGCAATGCCCAGAGAACTTGGAAGGAGAGATCGAGAGTCTGAAGTGTCTTGTATCTGCCATGGACGACAGAGCGAGCGAAGCCGAATCGCAGTTCCTGGACTACCGTGACGCGAAAGAGAAGGAATCGCTGTTTCAGAAGCTCCAGATCATGTGCTTGGGTTTCCAGCTCGAGTGCCTCGAAACCCGAAACCAGAGGCTCGAGGCCACCATTGCCGATCAACAGACAGCCTTGGAGAAGCTCGAGGAAATGAGAGCAGAGCACAAATGGCTTCGGAGGGAGGGGAAGAAGCTGGCCAAAGCAGATGGGCTTCATCTGCATGAAGCGCGACGGCAGGCTCGGATTCTAGGCGCTCGAGAAGCCGAGTTGTCGCAGATCAAAGAGGAGCTGCGATACGTCAAGGATTTAGCCGATCATCTGCAGGAGGAGAAGAAAGCATTGGATCAAAAGATGGACTCACTCGCAGCGAAATATCAATCTGCATCAGAG ATTGAAGAAGATGGCAACATGAGGATGGCATCCAACAAGGAATTTCTCGATCAACTAGAGCAGTTCCGGCATCAGTGGTACCTGGAGATGGAGGAGCTCATCTATATAGGCTGGGTGGGTGCATGCTTAAGGCATGAGCCCTTGATGGATCAAGAAGAACAACTGCAGGAGATCATGGAGCTCCCAGCAGATGATGAGGCCGAGGCGCGCAAGGTGGAACTCCATGATTCCTCAGCAATTGCAGAGACTGGCCATGGAGCTTGCTTGGATGCTGCAGCAAGGAAGAATCAATCAGGTTCGAAGAAGCCAAGATTGCTGCACAAGCTCAAAGGATGGGCCAAGGGAGGAAAGGGGGTGTCGAAACAGCTTCGAGATTCGTGA